A region from the Aphis gossypii isolate Hap1 chromosome 1, ASM2018417v2, whole genome shotgun sequence genome encodes:
- the LOC114129284 gene encoding uncharacterized protein LOC114129284 isoform X6, whose product MAKFERPRILFFTCGLHPNKLYTKSIHIYLANVNLLMHNLCYFVKILLSTKSTYSAKITALKPLKVLMSAVPLEVIDNGDTHTFLFQQTVPVQSYLIALAIGILASKTLSPVSKLWFEPEEIDKNIYEFEQESLLLEETRMKIIDNFKNNKIRMMYVCPYIVAKDLQIRNY is encoded by the exons ATGGCTAAGTTCGAACGACCTAGGATTTTATTCTTTACCTG TGGCTTACACCCGAACAAACTTTATACAAAGtccattcatatttatttagccAATGTcaa cctGCTCATGCACAATTTGTGCTACTTCGTCAAGATACTTCTATCAACAAAATCTACATACTCGGCAAAA ATTACAGCTCTTAAACCATTAAAAGTATTGATGAGCGCGGTTCCGTTAGAAGTAATTGATAATGGAGATACACACACATTCTTATTCCAACAAACTGTTCCTGTACAGTCATATTTAATAGCCCTAGCTATTGGCATTCTAGCCAGTAAAACATTAAGTCCTGTATCAAAACTTTGGTTTGAACCTGaagaaattgataaaaatatatatgaatttgaacaa gAATCTTTACTTTTGGAAGAAACAcgaatgaaaataatagacaattttaaaaataataaaatacggaTGATGTATGTTTGTCCTTATATTGTGGCTAAAGATTtacaaataagaaattattaa
- the LOC114129284 gene encoding uncharacterized protein LOC114129284 isoform X4 produces the protein MAKFERPRILFFTCGLHPNKLYTKSIHIYLANVNLLMHNLCYFVKILLSTKSTYSAKITALKPLKVLMSAVPLEVIDNGDTHTFLFQQTVPVQSYLIALAIGILASKTLSPVSKLWFEPEEIDKNIYEFEQKNASISLLVRKIFNHICHIISWEDGAILKIDWDLWLYTCGMPPIIPFDSEHV, from the exons ATGGCTAAGTTCGAACGACCTAGGATTTTATTCTTTACCTG TGGCTTACACCCGAACAAACTTTATACAAAGtccattcatatttatttagccAATGTcaa cctGCTCATGCACAATTTGTGCTACTTCGTCAAGATACTTCTATCAACAAAATCTACATACTCGGCAAAA ATTACAGCTCTTAAACCATTAAAAGTATTGATGAGCGCGGTTCCGTTAGAAGTAATTGATAATGGAGATACACACACATTCTTATTCCAACAAACTGTTCCTGTACAGTCATATTTAATAGCCCTAGCTATTGGCATTCTAGCCAGTAAAACATTAAGTCCTGTATCAAAACTTTGGTTTGAACCTGaagaaattgataaaaatatatatgaatttgaacaa AAAAATGCAAGTATTAGTCTGTTGGTACGaaagatttttaatcatatttgcCACATTATTTCCTGGGAGGATGGTGCCATCTTAAAAATAGATTGGGATTTATGGCTATATACTTGTGGTATGCCTCCAATAATACCTTT TGACTCAGAACATGTGTAA
- the LOC114129284 gene encoding leucine aminopeptidase-like isoform X8 produces MAKFERPRILFFTCGLHPNKLYTKSIHIYLANVNLLMHNLCYFVKILLSTKSTYSAKITALKPLKVLMSAVPLEVIDNGDTHTFLFQQTVPVQSYLIALAIGILASKTLSPVSKLWFEPEEIDKNIYEFEQ; encoded by the exons ATGGCTAAGTTCGAACGACCTAGGATTTTATTCTTTACCTG TGGCTTACACCCGAACAAACTTTATACAAAGtccattcatatttatttagccAATGTcaa cctGCTCATGCACAATTTGTGCTACTTCGTCAAGATACTTCTATCAACAAAATCTACATACTCGGCAAAA ATTACAGCTCTTAAACCATTAAAAGTATTGATGAGCGCGGTTCCGTTAGAAGTAATTGATAATGGAGATACACACACATTCTTATTCCAACAAACTGTTCCTGTACAGTCATATTTAATAGCCCTAGCTATTGGCATTCTAGCCAGTAAAACATTAAGTCCTGTATCAAAACTTTGGTTTGAACCTGaagaaattgataaaaatatatatgaatttgaacaa TGA
- the LOC114129284 gene encoding uncharacterized protein LOC114129284 isoform X2 — protein MAKFERPRILFFTCGLHPNKLYTKSIHIYLANVNLLMHNLCYFVKILLSTKSTYSITALKPLKVLMSAVPLEVIDNGDTHTFLFQQTVPVQSYLIALAIGILASKTLSPVSKLWFEPEEIDKNIYEFEQKNASISLLVRKIFNHICHIISWEDGAILKIDWDLWLYTCGMPPIIPLYYLIILKILSKLLRCMYLFVKPRGTMG, from the exons ATGGCTAAGTTCGAACGACCTAGGATTTTATTCTTTACCTG TGGCTTACACCCGAACAAACTTTATACAAAGtccattcatatttatttagccAATGTcaa cctGCTCATGCACAATTTGTGCTACTTCGTCAAGATACTTCTATCAACAAAATCTACATACTCG ATTACAGCTCTTAAACCATTAAAAGTATTGATGAGCGCGGTTCCGTTAGAAGTAATTGATAATGGAGATACACACACATTCTTATTCCAACAAACTGTTCCTGTACAGTCATATTTAATAGCCCTAGCTATTGGCATTCTAGCCAGTAAAACATTAAGTCCTGTATCAAAACTTTGGTTTGAACCTGaagaaattgataaaaatatatatgaatttgaacaa AAAAATGCAAGTATTAGTCTGTTGGTACGaaagatttttaatcatatttgcCACATTATTTCCTGGGAGGATGGTGCCATCTTAAAAATAGATTGGGATTTATGGCTATATACTTGTGGTATGCCTCCAATAATACCTTT gtattatttaataattttaaagattctATCCAAGTTATTAAGATGCATGTATCTCTTTGTTAAACCGCGGGGAACAATGGGATGA
- the LOC114129284 gene encoding uncharacterized protein LOC114129284 isoform X1 — MAKFERPRILFFTCGLHPNKLYTKSIHIYLANVNLLMHNLCYFVKILLSTKSTYSAKITALKPLKVLMSAVPLEVIDNGDTHTFLFQQTVPVQSYLIALAIGILASKTLSPVSKLWFEPEEIDKNIYEFEQKNASISLLVRKIFNHICHIISWEDGAILKIDWDLWLYTCGMPPIIPLYYLIILKILSKLLRCMYLFVKPRGTMG, encoded by the exons ATGGCTAAGTTCGAACGACCTAGGATTTTATTCTTTACCTG TGGCTTACACCCGAACAAACTTTATACAAAGtccattcatatttatttagccAATGTcaa cctGCTCATGCACAATTTGTGCTACTTCGTCAAGATACTTCTATCAACAAAATCTACATACTCGGCAAAA ATTACAGCTCTTAAACCATTAAAAGTATTGATGAGCGCGGTTCCGTTAGAAGTAATTGATAATGGAGATACACACACATTCTTATTCCAACAAACTGTTCCTGTACAGTCATATTTAATAGCCCTAGCTATTGGCATTCTAGCCAGTAAAACATTAAGTCCTGTATCAAAACTTTGGTTTGAACCTGaagaaattgataaaaatatatatgaatttgaacaa AAAAATGCAAGTATTAGTCTGTTGGTACGaaagatttttaatcatatttgcCACATTATTTCCTGGGAGGATGGTGCCATCTTAAAAATAGATTGGGATTTATGGCTATATACTTGTGGTATGCCTCCAATAATACCTTT gtattatttaataattttaaagattctATCCAAGTTATTAAGATGCATGTATCTCTTTGTTAAACCGCGGGGAACAATGGGATGA
- the LOC114129284 gene encoding leukotriene A-4 hydrolase-like isoform X5 encodes MAKFERPRILFFTCLLMHNLCYFVKILLSTKSTYSITALKPLKVLMSAVPLEVIDNGDTHTFLFQQTVPVQSYLIALAIGILASKTLSPVSKLWFEPEEIDKNIYEFEQKNASISLLVRKIFNHICHIISWEDGAILKIDWDLWLYTCGMPPIIPLYYLIILKILSKLLRCMYLFVKPRGTMG; translated from the exons ATGGCTAAGTTCGAACGACCTAGGATTTTATTCTTTACCTG cctGCTCATGCACAATTTGTGCTACTTCGTCAAGATACTTCTATCAACAAAATCTACATACTCG ATTACAGCTCTTAAACCATTAAAAGTATTGATGAGCGCGGTTCCGTTAGAAGTAATTGATAATGGAGATACACACACATTCTTATTCCAACAAACTGTTCCTGTACAGTCATATTTAATAGCCCTAGCTATTGGCATTCTAGCCAGTAAAACATTAAGTCCTGTATCAAAACTTTGGTTTGAACCTGaagaaattgataaaaatatatatgaatttgaacaa AAAAATGCAAGTATTAGTCTGTTGGTACGaaagatttttaatcatatttgcCACATTATTTCCTGGGAGGATGGTGCCATCTTAAAAATAGATTGGGATTTATGGCTATATACTTGTGGTATGCCTCCAATAATACCTTT gtattatttaataattttaaagattctATCCAAGTTATTAAGATGCATGTATCTCTTTGTTAAACCGCGGGGAACAATGGGATGA
- the LOC114129284 gene encoding leukotriene A-4 hydrolase-like isoform X3 has protein sequence MAKFERPRILFFTCLLMHNLCYFVKILLSTKSTYSAKITALKPLKVLMSAVPLEVIDNGDTHTFLFQQTVPVQSYLIALAIGILASKTLSPVSKLWFEPEEIDKNIYEFEQKNASISLLVRKIFNHICHIISWEDGAILKIDWDLWLYTCGMPPIIPLYYLIILKILSKLLRCMYLFVKPRGTMG, from the exons ATGGCTAAGTTCGAACGACCTAGGATTTTATTCTTTACCTG cctGCTCATGCACAATTTGTGCTACTTCGTCAAGATACTTCTATCAACAAAATCTACATACTCGGCAAAA ATTACAGCTCTTAAACCATTAAAAGTATTGATGAGCGCGGTTCCGTTAGAAGTAATTGATAATGGAGATACACACACATTCTTATTCCAACAAACTGTTCCTGTACAGTCATATTTAATAGCCCTAGCTATTGGCATTCTAGCCAGTAAAACATTAAGTCCTGTATCAAAACTTTGGTTTGAACCTGaagaaattgataaaaatatatatgaatttgaacaa AAAAATGCAAGTATTAGTCTGTTGGTACGaaagatttttaatcatatttgcCACATTATTTCCTGGGAGGATGGTGCCATCTTAAAAATAGATTGGGATTTATGGCTATATACTTGTGGTATGCCTCCAATAATACCTTT gtattatttaataattttaaagattctATCCAAGTTATTAAGATGCATGTATCTCTTTGTTAAACCGCGGGGAACAATGGGATGA
- the LOC114129284 gene encoding leucine aminopeptidase-like isoform X7, whose product MAKFERPRILFFTCGLHPNKLYTKSIHIYLANVNLLMHNLCYFVKILLSTKSTYSAKITALKPLKVLMSAVPLEVIDNGDTHTFLFQQTVPVQSYLIALAIGILASKTLSPVSKLWFEPEEIDKNIYEFEQTPNY is encoded by the exons ATGGCTAAGTTCGAACGACCTAGGATTTTATTCTTTACCTG TGGCTTACACCCGAACAAACTTTATACAAAGtccattcatatttatttagccAATGTcaa cctGCTCATGCACAATTTGTGCTACTTCGTCAAGATACTTCTATCAACAAAATCTACATACTCGGCAAAA ATTACAGCTCTTAAACCATTAAAAGTATTGATGAGCGCGGTTCCGTTAGAAGTAATTGATAATGGAGATACACACACATTCTTATTCCAACAAACTGTTCCTGTACAGTCATATTTAATAGCCCTAGCTATTGGCATTCTAGCCAGTAAAACATTAAGTCCTGTATCAAAACTTTGGTTTGAACCTGaagaaattgataaaaatatatatgaatttgaacaa acACCGAACTATTGA